The nucleotide window CGTACCAGAGTGATTGACTGGTCCGGCGTGATGCTGTCCACTACGAAAGGCCCGCTGGAGAGGTACAGGGATTCCTCGTTGGGCAGCGACTTCGTGTCGAATCCGGTGTTATAAACGTCGGCGACTGACTGCAGCTCGGCATTCGGATCCGCAGGGTTGGCCGCGTCACCGCGTTCGAGTCCCTGGATCAGATCAATGAGGGCTTGCTCGTCAGCCAGGCCGGCCTTTTCTGCAATGACATGGGCCGGCATGCCGACCCCGCCGTCGTTCAGTCCGCCGAAGACAATTTCCCAGTCGGCGTACGGCTTGGAGTAGGTCAATGTGATGGAGCGCCCGTCGTCGCCGATCTCGGGGATCTCGGTCAGTGCCAGGCCGCTGGTGTCGCCGGCATAATCGAAGTAGGAAGTCCCTTCGGTTACTTCGCCGGTTTCAGGATCGACAGTCGCATCGTTGGCGTAGCCGGATTCGGAGACCCAGTTCAGCATGAGGTCAGCCGCGTCGACAGCATTGCCGTCAGACCACTGGACTCCCTCGTTGACGGTGTATTTCACGACCAGCGGGTCGTCGGAAAGCTTTTCGTACGTTCCGAATTCTTCGTTCCGGACGACGTTGAGTTCACTATCGATGTGGTAAAAACCGCCGCGGGTCATGTAAGCAATCTTGCCGTTGATATCAACGTTGCCTGCGGCGGTGTCCGAGTTGAACGAACTGAACGCATTGGTCTCAGCGACACTAATGGTTCCACCGGCAGCCGCGGTATCACCTGCGCCTTCGGATGCGGTATTTCCGCCACCCGTCGACGCGCAGGCACTCAATGCCATGGCCGCAACAGCAGCAACACCGATTGCTTTGGAAGTACGTCCGAAACGCATTCCGCCTCCTAGTTCCTCAGAGTGATGTGTGTGGCCGGTTCGCCGATAGGCATCCGGGAAGCACGATTTGGCTGCCCCCCGAAAGACTGCCGTAAAGTGGCGTGCCTCACATGCATAAGAGCGTAAACCGCGATACCTACTCATGGGTATAAAAAAGTTGCTTCAGAACGGGTTGTTATAGAGATGCAATCAAAGCGGCTGGCAAGCTAGCGCCCTGAAACAGCTTCTTCGCATCGAACACAAAGCAGACTAATCCCTGCAATCACGGGGCAGAACGGGGCACAAAAGACCCAGCGGCCCGGTTCTATTCGAAACGGAGCCGCTGGGCAAGTCGATATTTAGTTATTGGCCGCTAACCGGTTTGCATGTGTGGCGCCGACACGCGGGCAGCTACATCCACTTCACGCCGTCTTCCTCGTACTCCTGTATCCGGTAGGCAATCATTGTGGTGAGAACGTCTGTGGGTACAGGCGCATCGTACGGAAGCTGTACCGATCCTTTGCCGGTCTTGTATCCACTGAGCCTGCCGCTGAAAGTAGCCAGGGTGGACGGAGTAAAGACGAAATTTGCGTGCTTTTGATGTCCGCTGAAGACGAACAGGATTGTTCCCAGCGAGTAGGCCGGGCTACCCCACTTGAGTCCTTCGGTCGCATGTGGAGCGCCGGCGCGGCTTATTCTTCGCAATTCCCGAAGCCGCGGTTGGACGGCCACGGGGAACGAATCTATGTACTCGTCAACGCTCTTATGTTGTATCGCCATAGGACTACCTTGCCGGCATCGATACAAACTCAAACGTTGAAGCGGAACTCCACGACGTCGCCGTCGGACATGACGTACTCTTTGCCTTCGATCCTGACCTTGCCGCGGGCCTTAGCCTCAGCCATCGAACCGGCATCTACGAGGTCAGCGAAGGAGACGACTTCAGCTTTGATGAAGCCACGCTGGAAATCGGAGTGGATAACACCGGCTGCCTGTGGAGCGGTATCGCCCTGGTTGATCGTCCAAGCGCGTGCTTCCTTCGGCCCGGCCGTCAGGTAAGTCTGGAGGCCCAGCGTATGGAATCCGACCCTTGCCAGCTGGTCCAAGCCGGATTCGTCCTGGCCGTTCATCTCCAGCATCTCACGGGCTTCTTCCGGTTCCAGCTCCACCAGATCCGACTCCAGCTTCGCGTCAAGGAACACGCAGTCCGCCGGAGCAACCAGTTCGCGCAACTCCGCCTGGCGCTCGGCGCTGCCCAAAATAGTGTCATCGACATTGAAGACATAGATAAAGGGCTTGGCCGTCAACAGGCTCAGCTCACGCAGGTTCTCGACGTCGAGCTTGTCGCTCTCGACAGACGAGAAGATCGTATCCCCGCGCTCAAGCACCTTCCGGGCTGCCTCCATGGCGGCCAGTTCGGCGGCGTCGCGCTTCTTGATCTTCACTTCCTTTTCAACCCGGGGCAGTGCCTTTTCCAGCGTCTGCAGATCCGCGAGGATCAGTTCGGTGTTGATAGTTTCCAGGTCGGAACGCGGATTTACCTTGCCTTCTACGTGGACCACATCGGGGTCATCGAACACGCGGATGACCTGGGCAATGGCCTGGGCTTCACGAATGTTGGCAAGGAACTGGTTGCCCAGCCCTTCGCCTTCGGAGGCACCCCGGACGATCCCGGCGATGTCGACAAAAGACACGGTCGCCGGCAGGATGCGCTGCGAGCCGAAGATTTCCGCAAGCTTATCCAGCCGGGAATCCGGCAGGGGCACTACGCCGACATTCGGCTCGATGGTCGCGAACGGGTAATTCGCCGCCAGGACCTGGTTGCGGGTCAGTGCGTTGAAGAGAGTTGATTTGCCGACGTTGGGCAGTCCGACGATGCCAATAGTAAGAGCCACGGTATCCAAGGATACCGGTGAGGTACCCGGCTGAGCGATTCGGCGGGAAACGGTAGCGCAAACGACGCTTCGGCTTCGCCTAAATTGTCATAGCCGGCTGGCATGGTTGAGCTATGGATGCGTTTCAGATTGTGCTCACATTGCTCATGCTGGTTTTAGGGGCAGCGGCCGGGGCTGCGGGAACTGCGGTGGCATACCGGCGTAGGGTCGCAGTGCTGGTGGAAGAAATTGACGACGCCGGTGCCCGGCTCGGCAACGCAACGGCCCGTTTGGCGGCAGCCGAGGCGGAAAGCCGTTTGCTCGCCCAGCAGAACCGGCAGCTTACCGCCAGCAGCGAGCAGGACAACTCCGTCCTCCGCGCCCTGGTCCCGGTCGGGGAAAAACTGAAGACCGTCCAGCAGCAGGTCAATGTGCTCGAGCGGGACCGCGTCGAGCAATTCGGCCAGCTGGCCGAACAATTGCGCGCTGCCCAACTCAACGACGAGCAGTTGCTGCGCTCCACACAGACCCTGACTGCGGCGTTGCAGTCCAACTCCGCCCGCGGACAGTGGGGAGAGGTTCAGCTCCGCCGGGTGGTGGAGGCCGCCGGCATGCTGGCCCACGTGGACTTTAGCGAGCAGGTCCATCTGGTGGGGACCGAGCGCACCCTTCGACCCGACATGCTGATCCATTTGCCCGGCTCCAAATCCCTCGTGGTGGATGCCAAGGTGCCGCTGCGGGCATATCTGGAAGCCCAGGAACTTCCGTCCTTCGGATCGGCTGAGGAACGTGAAAAGCGTGCCAGCCTGCTGACTGCACATGCCAAGGCCGTCAAGTCACACGTTGATGCCCTGGCAAACAAGAAATACTGGGACGTAGTGGACGCCTCGCCAGAACTCGTGCTGTGTTTCCTGCCCGCCGAGTCCGTTCTTTCAGCAGCCTTGCACAGTGAGCCGGGCCTGTTGGATTACGCGTTCTCGCGCAATGTCGCTCTGGTCTCCCCCGTCTCCCTTCTGGC belongs to Arthrobacter crystallopoietes and includes:
- the ychF gene encoding redox-regulated ATPase YchF, encoding MALTIGIVGLPNVGKSTLFNALTRNQVLAANYPFATIEPNVGVVPLPDSRLDKLAEIFGSQRILPATVSFVDIAGIVRGASEGEGLGNQFLANIREAQAIAQVIRVFDDPDVVHVEGKVNPRSDLETINTELILADLQTLEKALPRVEKEVKIKKRDAAELAAMEAARKVLERGDTIFSSVESDKLDVENLRELSLLTAKPFIYVFNVDDTILGSAERQAELRELVAPADCVFLDAKLESDLVELEPEEAREMLEMNGQDESGLDQLARVGFHTLGLQTYLTAGPKEARAWTINQGDTAPQAAGVIHSDFQRGFIKAEVVSFADLVDAGSMAEAKARGKVRIEGKEYVMSDGDVVEFRFNV
- the rmuC gene encoding DNA recombination protein RmuC produces the protein MDAFQIVLTLLMLVLGAAAGAAGTAVAYRRRVAVLVEEIDDAGARLGNATARLAAAEAESRLLAQQNRQLTASSEQDNSVLRALVPVGEKLKTVQQQVNVLERDRVEQFGQLAEQLRAAQLNDEQLLRSTQTLTAALQSNSARGQWGEVQLRRVVEAAGMLAHVDFSEQVHLVGTERTLRPDMLIHLPGSKSLVVDAKVPLRAYLEAQELPSFGSAEEREKRASLLTAHAKAVKSHVDALANKKYWDVVDASPELVLCFLPAESVLSAALHSEPGLLDYAFSRNVALVSPVSLLATLKSVAFTWRQEVLTENAREIFELSRQLYDRLGTLGEHVTKLGSSLKGSVEKYNAFVGTLESRVLPTARKISAYDPSSLKEAPAPQSLESTPRLLAAPELIADQERSA
- a CDS encoding iron chaperone translates to MAIQHKSVDEYIDSFPVAVQPRLRELRRISRAGAPHATEGLKWGSPAYSLGTILFVFSGHQKHANFVFTPSTLATFSGRLSGYKTGKGSVQLPYDAPVPTDVLTTMIAYRIQEYEEDGVKWM